The Thalassomonas actiniarum genome contains the following window.
GCTATTTGCAAACGGGTTAAATCAACATTATCGATAATCTCACTCTGACTCCAGCGCAAATAATTATCACTGTACAAAGTCACCACAGAGCCTGCACCGAATGCGGTATTGGAGGCATTGACATCCGCGGTATAATACACTGGATTTTGTTTCGTCCCCAAACCATCTACCGGATAACCGTCGGGCAAAGCTTCGATGTTACCGCCATTTTTTTCAACGCCGGCATTATCCGGGTCTTGCAACTGAATATCATCGAAACAGTCTAGAACCTGAATATTGGCGCCGTTGTTATCCGGCAATTCCTGCCAACTGCCGTTTTGTCCCTGAAAACTGTACTCTCTGATATAACCTGTATAGCGGCCCACTGTGGCCAGTTTTTCTCTGGCGGTATCACAACTGTTGATGTCCGCAAGAAAGCGACGGGTTTCACTCGGGCTGTCCGGCACAGGTGCGCCGACATCAGGCCCGTCCTGTTTATCAAAATAAATAAAATCTTCCGACAAACTGTTATAGCCGCCAATTGCAGGGTAAGTGGTATTGGGGTCATAAGGGGATTTGACATTTTCTATGGTATTCATGCTGCCGGAATTATCAAAAATAATCAGCACCTGAGGTTTTTTACCAACTCTTTGTGACTGATCGCCAATATAGAGTTCAATGTCTTCACCATAAGAGTGAACACAAAACAAATACACTAAAGCCGATAACATCCATTTTTTCATCACACTTTCCCCACGCTAGGATTAACATCACGGAATAAAATCAAGCAAATATGCCTTTACACTGCTAAGCGTAACCTGCAACGGTTAAAACAACCCCGGCATTGTGTTGACCACAATGTCAGCTTACGGCAGTACTTCCTGGGCGACACCAGAATTTATCTGCACGGCACTGTTGTTATTGCGCCCGTATAATCTGTTTACCTGTATCCTTAAGACATTGCATTTTAATACCTGCGCCGAAGACGCCGATTGGGAATGGGGGCAATCAACCACTAAGTTATTGGTATTGGCGACTGAGATTTGAGCCGTAGTATTATCGGCAGTCACCGCAGGATTTAGCGGGAAAACTCCCAAGGGATAAGCAAAGTCATTAATGCCGTCGGTTTGCGTCACCTGGTTAAAAATAACTTCATCCAGTGAGCTGATAGCCTCCTGGGTGGCAACCACTTTTAACTGACTCGCGCCTGACATCTTAATATCCACCGAGGTATTTTGCATTAATGCTGCAGCAACCGCTGTCAGCGCAATCAGGAACACCAGGGAGACAATTAATACCACCCCTTGCTGTTTTTTTAAGGCCATGTGTCTACCCTCGCATTAGGCAATGTTATCGTCGAACTGAATAACATACGCCGATAGTTATCGCCACTGCCGCCATTAATAAAGTTCACCGCTAAATCCCCCAAGTAATAGGTATTGAGGTTTTCGTAGCTGTCATCCGGTAAAATACTGCGGGCCAGCACAAAAATTTTCACCGCCAATATCCGGATATCCGATTCATTGTCCCAATAGGTATCAAGCATATTGCCTGCGGCAATAAAGGCATTGACAATGCCGTCATTATCACTGTCTACTCCATACATAAACCGTATCATCTCGATACCATCAATGACCTGGTTAAAAAAAACTGGCGGTAGAGTACCGTTTCTCAGCTGTCCCTGCATAAGTGCAGGCACGGTATTTCCGCCCTGGCTATATTCACTGATATAATAAATATGATGTTGATATTCCCAGATTTGCGCATCATTAATGGTGGGGATAGCCGCATCCCCGGCAAAAATAGCCCCGGAGTTGGCATTGGCAATCAAATAATAGCGATCTGCGCTGACACTCGCCGCTGCCACTGGAGCAGAAACAACCCGCTTAATTTGTAACAAATCGGAACCAGTTTTGGCATCGTCGATACAACCCATAGTGGTCGCACTTATCAGGGATGTTCCCCATAATGCCCTGAAGTGTCCGACAGCCAGCGGGAAGCTGGCATTGTTAACACCGTCCCCCACACAGTCACCGGCAATAGCTGCTGGCGAAGAGACTAGCAATCCGGTAGATAAACTCTCCGGCAACTCGCCCCAAAACCCTTGCCTGAGCAAATCATCGGTGAGTAAATTTATCGCAAAACGGCCATTTTCCTGCAATTCACCATAAGTCGTGGTTTCTGACGTCGTTGCCCGGATCCCGACAAAAACACTCAATACCCCGGCAAATAACACCAGGCCGGTTGCCAGTGAAATAAATAACTCAATCAGGCTGAATCCTTGTTGTTTTTTAATCATAAAAACCCCTAAAAAATAAAAGCCTGAATGACTATTTGCCGCCTTTTCTTATTGCTAGTGCCACAAGCAGCTGCAAAAGTACTATTGGCAGCACCTGCATCTGTTGACTCAAAGCGCCCTTCCCAACTGACAACCACAGTGACGCTGTTATTGTTATGAGAGATACAGCCGGTAGCGCCAAGCAGGCCACCAAGGTTGCTTGTGCCACTTTTAACTTCCGAGCCTAATAAGGTTTGCTCCCACTCATAGAGATCATTGGCCACCATTTCCAAAGGGGTACACAAACTTGCTGTTGAATTACACCTGCTGGCAGGAGCCGAGCCGCCCGCACCGTAAGTACCTTCATAATTTTCCAGAAATAATCCAGAGGACTGGTTGATGCGCATACGTTCAATGATGTCTTGCGCCAAAGAAGAAGCCAGCGATCTTTGCATGGCA
Protein-coding sequences here:
- a CDS encoding pilus assembly PilX N-terminal domain-containing protein: MALKKQQGVVLIVSLVFLIALTAVAAALMQNTSVDIKMSGASQLKVVATQEAISSLDEVIFNQVTQTDGINDFAYPLGVFPLNPAVTADNTTAQISVANTNNLVVDCPHSQSASSAQVLKCNVLRIQVNRLYGRNNNSAVQINSGVAQEVLP
- a CDS encoding PilW family protein, with amino-acid sequence MIKKQQGFSLIELFISLATGLVLFAGVLSVFVGIRATTSETTTYGELQENGRFAINLLTDDLLRQGFWGELPESLSTGLLVSSPAAIAGDCVGDGVNNASFPLAVGHFRALWGTSLISATTMGCIDDAKTGSDLLQIKRVVSAPVAAASVSADRYYLIANANSGAIFAGDAAIPTINDAQIWEYQHHIYYISEYSQGGNTVPALMQGQLRNGTLPPVFFNQVIDGIEMIRFMYGVDSDNDGIVNAFIAAGNMLDTYWDNESDIRILAVKIFVLARSILPDDSYENLNTYYLGDLAVNFINGGSGDNYRRMLFSSTITLPNARVDTWP
- the pilV gene encoding type IV pilus modification protein PilV gives rise to the protein MTAKPKISKHGGMTFIEVLIALFILVTGIIGAVATQASAKKGSFDAMQRSLASSLAQDIIERMRINQSSGLFLENYEGTYGAGGSAPASRCNSTASLCTPLEMVANDLYEWEQTLLGSEVKSGTSNLGGLLGATGCISHNNNSVTVVVSWEGRFESTDAGAANSTFAAACGTSNKKRRQIVIQAFIF